A part of Rhinolophus ferrumequinum isolate MPI-CBG mRhiFer1 chromosome 11, mRhiFer1_v1.p, whole genome shotgun sequence genomic DNA contains:
- the C11H11orf86 gene encoding uncharacterized protein C11orf86 homolog isoform X1, whose translation MGKGLRSQSLRGPRPSSYGKLREPWGKPLEGRLCRSLSLRQGREKSRSSDRGPEGPDFPDQERQPGEVGDVEQLIQAQQGGSRRWLRQYQQQMRRRWESFVASLPGVTLSRPASPQPSLSI comes from the exons ATGGGGAAAGGGCTCCGCAGCCAGTCCTTGCGAGGACCACGGCCCTCCTCCTATGGCAAGCTCCGGGAGCCCTGGGGGAAGCCTCTGGAGGGCCGACTGTGCCGGTCGCTGAGCCTCAGACAGGGGCGTGAGAAGTCCAGGTCCTCAGATAGAGGTCCAGAAGGGCCGGACTTCCCTGACCAGGAGCGGCAGCCAGGGGAAGTGGGGGACGTGGAGCAGCTGATCCAGGCTCAGCAAGGAGGCAGCCGGCGGTGGCTGAGGCAATATCAACAG CAGATGAGGAGAAGGTGGGAGAGCTTTGTTGCCAGCTTACCCGGCGTGACCCTGAGCCGGCCAGCCTCACCGCAGCCCTCTTTGAGCATCTAA
- the C11H11orf86 gene encoding uncharacterized protein C11orf86 homolog isoform X2: MGKGLRSQSLRGPRPSSYGKLREPWGKPLEGRLCRSLSLRQGREKSRSSDRGPEGPDFPDQERQPGEVGDVEQLIQAQQGGSRRWLRQYQQMRRRWESFVASLPGVTLSRPASPQPSLSI, from the exons ATGGGGAAAGGGCTCCGCAGCCAGTCCTTGCGAGGACCACGGCCCTCCTCCTATGGCAAGCTCCGGGAGCCCTGGGGGAAGCCTCTGGAGGGCCGACTGTGCCGGTCGCTGAGCCTCAGACAGGGGCGTGAGAAGTCCAGGTCCTCAGATAGAGGTCCAGAAGGGCCGGACTTCCCTGACCAGGAGCGGCAGCCAGGGGAAGTGGGGGACGTGGAGCAGCTGATCCAGGCTCAGCAAGGAGGCAGCCGGCGGTGGCTGAGGCAATATCAACAG ATGAGGAGAAGGTGGGAGAGCTTTGTTGCCAGCTTACCCGGCGTGACCCTGAGCCGGCCAGCCTCACCGCAGCCCTCTTTGAGCATCTAA